The Leptodactylus fuscus isolate aLepFus1 chromosome 1, aLepFus1.hap2, whole genome shotgun sequence nucleotide sequence TAGAGAGTGGTTATGGGACTGCTGTTACTTGAAATATATTATTGATGGTCAATGGAGAATATACTTTGCATATGTACAATACCATACACTATTTCATTTAGAAATGTCTTATACATCTGCTTGCTGTTgtgcttttttttacatacaATTTTGTTTTTGTTCTACAGATTTCTGCCCCTGTGGCAACTGTTCATACCTGTCAAGGAGTACGTGCAAGAAGGGTTCCTAAGACTCTTCCATCCTATACACAATTGAACCTGCATATTTACCTtatcatatttatatatttggACACAGGCTGACACAATTGTGGTACTTCAAATTGATTTTGTTTCCTGGGATTATACAAGGAGGAACCCACATAATCTAGCTCCTTATTTTTGTGAACACTTGTAGAAGGAAAGGACATTGTTTTTCTGCCTGATAACCGTAAGGAATAGATATATACTGAAGAGATGACAGCAGAGAGTCAACAGTCCCCTACTAGAGCTACTGGAGCAGGCACTAACCTGCAACAAGCAAGTAACTTTTCTATGCCAGTAGTCAAAGTGGAGAAGGAGTCAACATCTGAAGCAAATATGTCCAGTGGGCCTTCTGAAGTAGAAGACACCCCAaaaggaagaagaaggaaaagaCCGCTGCAGAGAGGTAAACCACCTTATAGTTACATTGCTCTCATAGCAATGGCCATTGCTCATTCTTCTGATAGAAAGCTTACCCTAGGAGGCATCTACAAGTTCATTATGGAAAGGTTCCCATTTTACCGGGACAACTCAAAGAAGTGGCAAAACTCGATCAGACACAATCTTACCCTCAATGACTGCTTCATCAAAATCCCTAGGGAGCCAGGGAGACCTGGAAAAGGCAACTACTGGGCCTTGGACCCTAATGCTGAAGATATGTTTGACAGCGGAAGCTTCCTTAGAAGAAGAAAGAGATTCAAAAGAACTGATCTCACCACATATCCAGCTTACATACATGACACTAGTATGTTCCCATCTCTGCAAGTGAGTAGGTCAACTTATCCTAATTCCGTCTACTCCAATATGACAATGAGCCCAACATATAGTCAACAGATCACCCCACATTCTTCTGTCTACTACCCATCTTCTTCACCTGCCTTTGGGTCTAGTCAGTCCAGAGTATTCAGCATCAATACACTTATAGGGCATTCCAGTGGCCCAGAGCATTCGCAGCAGGCAAGCAGATCCATGAGTCCAGATGTTATCTCTTCCAATACCAACTCTTGCAATTACACTGGTGCAAGCTATACCAACCAAGCAGGAGGGAGTAGCATGCTACAAAGACCTGCCAACCCCATGCCATATTCCTACCCAGTGCCTAACAGCCACCTGCAAGTCAACCAGAGTACTTATTCACATGCCAACACACAGCTGTTTGGCTCATCCAACAGAATAGCCATGCCCACATCTCCAGTCATGAACAGTGACAGCATGGACTTTTATGGTAGGATGTCTCCAGGACAGTACACTTCATTAACTGCCTACAATAGTAATGGACAACTAACTGGCACTAACGCCTACCTACGACATGCAACATACTCTGGGAACATGGACAGGTTTGTGCCTGCAGTTTAATGTATCATATTGCaactatatgcaaaaaaaaatctgtaattgaTAATAGCATATGCGCGACACCTTTTACTGATATGGCCAAACTTATTTACTATGTCATGAGGAGTCACAACAAAGCGATGGATATTATAACaggatgatatttttttttaacgtcAATGCTATTATGTTTATAAGATGGACTATCAGATGTAATATCCATCATCTTTTTATTTTTCCCTATGGGATGAACTTAAAATCCAATATTTTGTATTGTGTATTAGTTACTTGATATGATCCTGCCTTTTCTACCACTGTAGGATAGTGACTACATTTATAAAACAGTAGCTCCGAAGGTAACTTCATAGACATAACATGAATGAATGGAAGCCAGTTGGAGTAGACACTGTTGTAAAACACTGCACTTATGTTTGGGGATGTGGGTCTTACACTTGTCTAAATCATGTTATATTGTGTTATTGtaaataaaattaatattaaTGTACACAACATGTCAAGATTACGTTATCTCATGTACGTTTCTTTTTCGCTATGCATAGTAAGATTGCCTAATAGACACATACACATGACCTGAGTTTATGACACGTTATAAAgacctacactatactatattaaTAGATTTTCATTAATTTCTATATATTGCACAACACAAAATGTTatggtcctatactacacacatctAACTGATATGTGACATACAATTTGACATGTAGTGTAAGTTATAATTGAAACCCCAAGAGACATCTAACATTTACTAAAGAAGCCATGTACGATCCAATATATCAAATAAACGTCAATCACTAAATGTGTTATTCACATTTATAATGCTATATAATTCTTGCCAAACTTCAGAATCtaagatatattattattattattgtcgttatttttattattgtattctTTATATACCTTTAAAATGTAATGAAAGAACATGAACGTAATCAGGAAAGTAAATCAAATAATGTTCTTTTATAGGATTATGGTACAAGATGTATATTGAATATAACATAATAACAAGCGCAGAGGAGAAAGAaacatatggatagatagatgatagatagatagatagatagatagatagattagatagatagatagatagatagatagatagatagatagatagatagatagatagataaaaaatgTAACCATGCTAATAAATTTAAAAGCAAAATTTCTGAAATATGGCCAAATAAGCCATAAGTGATTATAGtccaatataagataagatagataTGAAAGAGGGAGTGCTCATAAAGATAACTATTGTGTCTACCATTACAAATATTTATCCAATGTTCACAGTTTTTAATGATGCCTAAATGCAAACATATAATTCATGACATGAATTACAATACATGATGAGAAAAATTGGGTACGTATCTTCAATAGATAGACGCATGTACAAACATTTCTCAAAGTTTAATTCAAAAAGCCAAGTTTTGaccattttgttttcattttttatttatttagttttttgtcCATGGCTAGGGCTAGTCACACAAAATTTGGCCGTTAATACCCACAAGATATGACAGTCAGTTTATATCCTATTTTCAATGTTAAGGCCTGGTGCACATCTGCatctggtattccgtttggggggtctgcttggggacccccgaacagaatactgaatgcattgaaaaGTGGTTAGCCAAGAAACCACAGTACTTGTAGTACTTTTCTCactacatgattcgtgcggacaccgcgcagaaaatacatggaccccattatagtctatggggtctgcatgcTTTCATTGCTCCCAAATGGaacactgaatgcagatgtgtacAAGGCCTCGTTAATTTTTGTGAAACAACAAGAATGCTCATTTTCCAACATCATATAGTGAAATGCAAATACTGAAATAATGCTAAATAATATCTAAAATATTATACAAGAAAAAATACTAAACAACTCTTTGAAGTTACATTACTAAATTTAGATATAACGTTTGTGAAATAAGAGCTGCAAACTcctagcatgctccattcacttctatgggtagcTCGAAGAAGAGCAGAGTAAGTAGTCatcctgagacttgtagttctacaaACAGCTGGTGTGCCAAGGGTTAGCTATCCTGTGTTAGAAGGTCTATACAGTATTTTGTTAAAGGTTTGTTTTGTCAAGCAACAGAACACAATGACTATTGAAGGCAACCTGTCAGTCATGGCTCATACAGTTATGCTTATGTCATACTAAAACAGCAAGATTTGTTTTCTGACCTGAAGCATTAAAATAAACTCTGGTACACTGACAGTTAAATCAGTTCTTTGGTACAATAATTCAGTGAtacttttgatattttttattatGTGATCTGTATAGAAATTCACTGATTTCAAACAAATGTGtatatattagaaagttcacagagggacaaatgatactatctgcacaaaaaaaaaataaacacataaaatttcacttttattgatatcctttaaaaccaatccaaaaagtaaaacaaaatgattgtgttccacctgttcagtccatacaaaagtgaagaaataactagggaggggcaattgtatatacacctatatatgccctataggatattgaaaccctcactccctaataaaccacagtggcttttttccaaacagcaacttgtgaacaggacccaaagcatgaactgccagcaaatcactccccccctctgaggttactggcctattgccacgccaacagagaggagagaggcactgacagtcaggtcaccgtacaactgctgaactggatgataagtccactgactaactgggaatttatgaccctacgcagcgtttcttctattaaaaagagtcatcaggggtctttttctcacttcacaaaataaacagcttaacactgtaacacatgatagcggtgtggtgtgctgaccgctggcaggaccgccgctcaaagATTCAGCggtcattttgttttactttttggattggttttaaaggatatcaataaaagtgaaattttatgtgtttatttatttttttgggcagatagtgtcatttgtccctctgtgaactGAATGATCTGTATAGAAACCACATAAATTTTAGAGTTTGGTTTCTTCTATTGCCCACAAGTGTGAACTAATGTGAAGGAGTAATGAATTTATTCAATAACAACCATTTATATCGACATATCACTGCAACCTATGCAACTTCCAACTGGGCTATGTAAACTCATCTCCATAATCTCTCATAAACTGCTTGAGAGACATAAGAGTGTGCCAAGGGTAGCTAACTGTAGGGTACattgatctataaaacatactactAACATTGCCTATGTCTGTCCCTGAGGTCCTAGAATTATAATTATTGACTCAATGACCTCTAATTTAACCTGGTCTTTACATTTGTaccattgtaaaaaataaaataatatatatatatccctttgTTAATTTCAGCATTtcagtatacactgtctaccaataagtatatttggacatctgtggtagaatagaaaaaaaacatttatttatattcaatagttggtagtgCCTCcatgagcggcaattacagcctcacccCACAGGGACatactttccacaagtccttgtatgacggctagtggtattttattccattaagCTTGgaaaagacaggtaagttctttcccCGATTTTGGATGGCTGCAGTTTCGGGAGTCTGCTGAATCAGGGCACATTCCACCAATCacagttcaccttccacttcataatcacatagaccACTTTTGGGTAAtttagttcacttgctatgtcccttaaggactgaccatttctgtggtacccacaattacccctttctcgaaatcagacaactctgcacttcgtgtcaTCTTACATGCGAGTAATGCCAATGTACTAATGCCAATTCTgtttcctacatgatatttaacggctgaaggcgtgacgtacaaatacctattggtagacagtgtataacagtGCACACAGAAATCACTATGAGACTTTGACATGACATAGAATTTGTGCCATTGTAAGTTTATGGCACAGGTTTAAAGTACCTTCCCTCTGTGATCAAACAGAAGTATGTGGGGCATTTAGCTAACCAGCAGGAGAATGACAGAAGTGGTTTACAACTGGTCACTCAGTGAGTATACGGGGGAAAAAAGTGCAGAAAAGCggtattttcaaaaatgtgctaccgtatatactcgagtgtaagccgactttttcagcacatttttcatgcagaaaaagctctcctcggcttatacacgagtcagggtccacggagcacagaaaactggaaggacctggaagggggaggtcctttagtgctactgctctgtgattggcttgtcatgaggtcacgtgactgtgatgtcatcaaaggtcctgtagccactgtatgtaacatctgcagataaggttgagtctaaatcctagtagctccgcccacaccagagtccgatcacatggtcatgacgccatcagaggtcctttagcacactaggatttagcatctactctgcagatgagtggccagggttcattgtgtcttatggaagatgtctgttgtatggaggagaggaagctacagtaaagtgacacacacagggaccttcctttagttactctgcctattaatgtcaggcatttggggttattaatttagtttcagtaactccatgtgcctcacattaataacagttaaccccatcatgtccctcatattaacccctgtgtgccccatataagggttacatttcgcaacgtggggcttcagccttaaggtgCTTTGTATTTTAGAGAGCAAAACAAATTACAGAAAACATTTCAAATGCACAAGTCAATAAAAATGGTGACATTTCAGAATCCATTCACCACAGACTTTCTTCCAGGTGCCTGCAGTTATCCAAATGAAAAGTGATCCACTAAGACAAACAGTGACTCGTCTGGTCAGATAATAGCAGGCGGATTTCTGATTCCTCCATGAAACATGATCTTTTTCGATTACTCAGATTAGACTTATAGTTAACTTGTTAATGACTAGTGAAATCTATTGGTCTGGTGATTGATCGCTGCGTTCCCAGAGAATGTGCTGCTTCCTGAGCTCTCACTATTGTTCTCATTCATCTTCTGCTCCATTTTTGTATGACAGCAGTAGTCGCGGGCTGAGCATTGATAAATGAGTGGTGCACTAGTAGTGTGCAGTACAACCTTTAGCTAAGGCATACGGAGGTGAAACAAACACTACACATGTACAAAATTCGATTCATCTGGGCAATATCCCCATAACACTTTAATAGCTAAGATTTTGCCAATATACTTTGAAGGGCATGAATAATTAGCTATTTGCACTGTAGTGTCTAAGGTGTTTCTCAATATTTGTAGGTCAAATACTCCCTAGTGAAAATAAGTTCCAACCAAATATACTAAAGGTAGTGATCAGTTATAATTGTTAACGAAATTCATCTCCATTTGGAGCATCTGTTGGCAGATTTGATGGGAAGAATAACATGGAGTATTATTCATTCTAGCAaagtgacagaccccattataaggtTACAGAGAATAAGGAGGACGAGGGTTAGTTAATAGTGTCCATCTTATGATGGATTTAGCTTCCGATCAGAAGAGAGAACATAAACAGATGTATATGCTATGCCAAAAAATGTGCCTTATAGTTGGTACATACTGTTATGTAGGCATCTATGGCTGGTATACATCAGGGCCAGCTTGAGGTTTGGGCAACTGCAGTATGTTCCTGTAAAAGCTACAGTTGCAAAGACACCTGAAATTGAGTGTTTTTCACTGAAACACAACCAATAGATTTtcaccatgaaaaaaaaaatggaaagggtGCAAACTATGGATGTGACCTGgtgctataattgacatgttatGCATTTATTCCTGCTGTGCTTATAATTGCCACAAGTAGGTGAGAGCTGTAGAACTCTCATCCACAGTGCTGGTAATGTAGATGGCAGTAGGTTAGCTGAtgttgagtgtgcagcatggccCCCTTATGCCACTAGACACGCTATATTTGTTGTCAGGTGACCTCTACACAAACAATCGAGTGGTCACAAGCCTTTTTTTGTAGACTTTAACCTGATCAAAAAAAGAACATGATCAGCAGACTTCAGGAAACAGCAGCAGGGAATAGGTTGCAACTAATGGAACAGTAGGACTTGTAAAAAGTGAGTTTTTTCTGCTCACATTATTGCCAGTTTAGATTTCAGTTtagctggacaattcctttaagtctGTAATACCAAAGAAATTGAGTATTATCTATAGAAGTGTGAAATAATGAGAGTCTGCACTGCATTGTGAGCATTGAGTGTGTTACTGTATAAAAGTCCTGTTTTATAAGCACTGAAATTTTGTTATACGACCACAAGAGTTTGTTAAAGCCataccaaaaaatatatatatgaaatgtatagattgagagtcctcattagtttataccttttttaatggctaacaaaaatgattacagattgcaagctttcgagactactcaggtctcttcatcaggcatggtataacaatTTTTAaaggcatgcatatttatacaggaatagagtgtttgatGCACCATTGATGGAACGCAGTACATATAAatagataagttaaaaaaaatatgtcagTTGACGGGAAGGCTCTCTGAGTTTATGGTCTCTTTGATTAGTGatatggtgtctagttgttgtaaaaggacataaaaccatgtgacagatttaacccccccTTGGAGTGCGTCAAAGGTtgtcatgagtttatattcccatacCCTTCTatcattttttgctttttttaaaatttccttagaaccaggatcttcatgtcattgatgatattatgattttgattgcagaagtgttttggcacagggaggtccaaaATGGGAGATGGTTGCTGTCAGAGACGTTGCTGAGGTAGCAAGTGGCAGCTCTTTGCAATATCATACACTCATCTGGAGGGGCCCCTTATCCGTCCGGACTTCTCGGTTTATCGTATCTGGGCATATCTGGGTCAGTAAGAGTACTACGGCCCAAAGCGCCATCACACCTCACCACTTCTTGGCGCCAAGCTACTTAGGACTGAGTTTGGGCATTAAATAGGCCACACTTCAGCAGTATCTAAAGAATTAGACTGCCAGATTCAAAATTACCTTCAATCCTAGCAGTTGCAGCAGGACCTGCTTTGGTCTCAGACTATGAGGGTACAATGTGCGCATGCACTGACAGCACCCAAGTGATCAACAAGATGAATATGTTCTAGTAGAGCGTTAACTAGAACTGTGAGATACATTTTTCGCTGTTGCTTGTTTTTCACAGATTAATGATGAAATGTCAGTTTCAATTGGATATATACAAAGGTGCATTTAACCAAAGCATATgacttgtttttttaataaaacgtTTTGCCAAACGTATTGTACTTTTCAACAACTCCACATTTTCAACCCATCTATTCTCCAACATCCTGAACCCAACTCAAAATGAAGTAATAACAATTGCCAGTTTAAGAGATGTAGCTACAAAGTGAAGATAAGAACACACTTTCAGGTTTTGTTAATGCAGTTCTTTAACCGCTTCCAGACTGCCCATAGACAGCCGGAGCTCCCTTTTCGATCGCTGtaactcagcagtcatgtgatccgccggactcagtgtcttacaagaggaccctacaggacccagatcagctctataagtctaagaacagcgtgcaggaggctggattcttcCTGCaattggggctaaatgtaccctAGTTGCATGGGAAATCAGCCtacctaacaaagaaaaaagagaTCAGATGTCCCCCAAGATCTCTTATAACCTTATGGGGACacgatctgaaaaaaaaaatactaaagtttaaaaaaaaaaaaaaaaaaaaaaagtaaataaaataatttaaaaaaataaaacaaatacaccaataaaatgccgttattaaaggttatagccctacCCCCAattacaccatacaaaataaagttttactgtaatggagaggagaAATTATTTTATAGAGTTTTTCAGTAgcattttgtgttattaaatttaaaaaaaaaaaaaaaaaagtgaaaaccagacacaatttctctCCTAATTTGTCTATATTTGTccggatatatattttttttaaatacgttcaaaaacaaaaccctatgtgtccccgaaaaaagatgtaAAAGTTATTTGAATGAGACatgtgagaaaaatgttacagccctcaaaacaacatacggaaaaaaaactaaaatgtgtctggtcctggaccagaaattggcccggtactgaagtgattaaaaaaaaaaaaaaaaagtaacagttTCCAAATAAATTATAAAGATTCCTCTAATAGACCTATGTAGAATAGGAAATAGGAATGCGGCCATGAAGGACCTCCCTTTTTAGTACCAGTTGGTGTTCTCACGGTTAGGCTGTTAAAGAGAGACCaagctttaatttaaaaaaaagctgccattttttatcaaaaaGTCAAAGTTGTCAAAGTTGGCAaagtttttgaagcaaaaatcGGGTATGGATAATAAAGAGTGAGAATCTATAAATGATAGATGgttcatctctttttttttttttttctcaacccactcctggttttggcctcAAAAACTACATAAAACAGAACGAGCTTCCTTATCCTTATCCACTTGCACATATgagtaaaaaaaatgttttcttttgtGCTCAGGCTTTTAGAAACACGATTTTTCTCACAGTACGCCATTGAAGGAAGTTCTGGAGTCACATTTTAACATTT carries:
- the FOXE1 gene encoding forkhead box protein E1 — translated: MTAESQQSPTRATGAGTNLQQASNFSMPVVKVEKESTSEANMSSGPSEVEDTPKGRRRKRPLQRGKPPYSYIALIAMAIAHSSDRKLTLGGIYKFIMERFPFYRDNSKKWQNSIRHNLTLNDCFIKIPREPGRPGKGNYWALDPNAEDMFDSGSFLRRRKRFKRTDLTTYPAYIHDTSMFPSLQVSRSTYPNSVYSNMTMSPTYSQQITPHSSVYYPSSSPAFGSSQSRVFSINTLIGHSSGPEHSQQASRSMSPDVISSNTNSCNYTGASYTNQAGGSSMLQRPANPMPYSYPVPNSHLQVNQSTYSHANTQLFGSSNRIAMPTSPVMNSDSMDFYGRMSPGQYTSLTAYNSNGQLTGTNAYLRHATYSGNMDRFVPAV